A single genomic interval of Scylla paramamosain isolate STU-SP2022 chromosome 12, ASM3559412v1, whole genome shotgun sequence harbors:
- the LOC135105660 gene encoding uncharacterized protein LOC135105660 produces the protein MELERGIFTHFVLITIFSACVYCSDCVWNKDKDFPQYPPLILDSSFEFVLPVEEDGNRVVRVAAGETVTLACPGDEIENLHQVEAEARCLENGLLAIENSEWDMASLGCGDDVKEVIFRDQGACGAGNIGILHEIGFEILSAEKFKKVLRVCFDPSLETTLYTEHLIHGANIAAKDIDSSRPSFKSSTGFFSVSMSTVYSQSSQLELMIKLLGDEDLAHQIINTHKQFYFAKGHMSPDADFVLMANQDATYYYINALPQWQAFNNGNWKYLEFATRDLAEKKRRDLRVYSGGWGVLELIDINGNPVEVFLGLAQEKKVVPAPAVTWKVVHDELTNCAAAIVGVNNPHLTSAPSTLCEDLCSSLPWIDFDVSDLGHGYTYCCSVADLRAAVPHVPELGEVCLLTE, from the exons ATGGAGCTTGAGCGAGGAATCTTCACGCACTTCGTTTTAATCACCATTTTCTCCGCCTGTGTCTACT GTTCGGACTGCGTGTGGAACAAAGACAAGGACTTCCCTCAATACCCACCGCTCATCCTCGATTCCAGTTTCGAGTTTGTACTGCCGGTGGAGGAGGATGGCAACAGGGTGGTCAG GGTGGCGGCGGGAGAGACCGTGACTCTGGCATGTCCAGGCGACGAGATCGAAAACTTGCATCAGGTGGAGGCGGAGGCTCGCTGTCTCGAGAACGGCCTCCTGGCTATCGAAAACTCA GAGTGGGATATGGCGAGCCTGGGCTGTGGCGATGACGTGAAGGAGGTGATCTTCCGCGACCAGGGAGCATGCGGCGCTGGGAACATCGGAATCCTGCACGAGATTGGCTTCGAGATATTAAGTGCGGAGAAATTCAAGAAG GTTCTTCGAGTCTGCTTCGATCCCTCCTTGGAGACCACCCTGTACACAGAGCACCTCATCCACGGCGCCAACATCGCCGCCAAGGACATTGACTCGTCCAGGCCATCCTTCAAGAGCTCTACAGGCTTCTTCAGCGTGTCCATGAGCACCGTGTATTCCCAGAGCTCACAGCTGGAACTCATGATAAAGCTTCTTGGTGACGAG GACCTCGCCCATCagatcataaacacacacaagcagttCTACTTCGCCAAAGGCCACATGTCCCCAGATGCCGATTTCGTATTAATGGCCAACCAGGACGCCACTTACTACTACATCAATGCCTTGCCACAGTGGCAGGCCTTCAACAACGGGAACTGGAAG TACTTGGAATTCGCCACGCGGGATCTGGCGGAGAAGAAGAGGCGTGATCTTCGGGTGTACAGCGGCGGGTGGGGCGTTCTGGAGCTGATTGACATCAATGGTAATCCCGTGGAGGTTTTCCTCGGATTGGCGCAAGAGAAGAAAGTGGTGCCCGCGCCTGCAGTCACTTGGAAG GTGGTGCACGATGAGCTCACTAACTGCGCCGCCGCCATCGTGGGCGTCAACAACCCGCACCTCACCTCGGCCCCCTCCACGCTTTGCGAAGACCTGTGCTCTTCACTCCCGTGGATCGACTTCGACGTGAGTGATCTGGGGCACGGCTACACCTACTGCTGCTCTGTGGCCGACCTGCGAGCCGCTGTCCCTCACGTGCCTGAGCTCGGGGAAGTGTGTCTGCTCACCGAGTAA